In the Sorghum bicolor cultivar BTx623 chromosome 4, Sorghum_bicolor_NCBIv3, whole genome shotgun sequence genome, AGCAACTCAGTGCTGTCTGCAACTTCTCGTGGACAGTGTAACAAAATCTTTCACCGGAGAATGTAACAATTTTCCCAAACTATGCAGATGGAGTCTAATAAGAAATCACATACGTAAGAGATGCCTGCACCACCAGAAATCGCCAACGCCATCAATTAGAAAATCTGAGGACATCAACTTGTCAGGTGCCTTTCTGAAACTTGGGAAATATcttgtatcttttttttttctaagtcaTACTTGGTGCGGTTCAACTTGGGCAGTGGGCGTCTTCAAACTATTTTTAGCTTAACGGAACACCATAAATCAACATATTCAGAAAtccacttttttttttgctagtaTTTCAGTAAGAGATTACCGCTCAAACCACTGGAGCCAAATGCAACTAGTACATCGCGTATGGTACCTGAAACTTGGTTCATGACCTAGCAGTATCCGCTCACTAGTCAGGGGCAGAAGTTACTACCACTACCAGCAGTAAAGCTCAAGTCACTAGCATGAAGTCTTTGCATTCTATGCACACATCACCAGTGCATAATCAGGAATTCAAAGCGCAATAAAGGATATGAATGCACGCTTTGATATAGATTAAGAAACCCTAAATGCACCTAAATTAAGCACTAATAATCAAAACGTCCCCACATGTGGATACAACCACAGTTACAAGCGAAGCTATTTATATCTTACTACAGTATATACCACCAAGCCACAACTGCTCGTGTATGGCCGTTGACGTCAAAATATCCAGCAGAGGGTAGGGCAGTAACAGGGAGTCATCTTCACATCACATCTGAACCTGACATCGAAAAATGGGAGATCTTTTAGCTAGTCCACAATGTTATCCAACAAAAAGAAGCATATTCTGATACAATACAAGTCACAACTCACATCAAACATAACACAATATTAATGTTGGTAATTTCATCCTTGTTTGTATTCTACATATTCCATTAAACTAGAGCACAGAGAGAATAGCAAAGTTGAGCCTACAAAATCCTGGTCCTGGATTCTAGAACCACATGCTTACCATTGTGGGTGCGCATCTGTGGGTTTAGATGGATTGGGAGAAAAAATTTACCCATCCATGAAACCAAAAAATTAGGTGGGCTTGGCTCGGGTGGATCTAGTGTCTATCAGGCTCCAGGCCTAATGCCTCCATTCTGCTCGTCCTCGCTGGCTTTGGTGGCAGCATAATGATCTCAAATCCTGTCACGCATACCCACCCGACCCATGCATATATTTACTTTCCAGTTTGGATTGGATCACAATGGGTGGATTGGATAGGTTGCAAAGACCATGCACACCCTTACTTACCGGTAGCTGGTTTCCAATTATGGCAAAAGAACTAAACACATAGATTATTAAAAGTACATAATTACTAAGCTGTGTAAGCATTAAACTCAAACTGATATGCTTTCAGTTAACTACAAATTAAGAACTGAACCCTCTTACATGACCCTCCCAAGTTTTTATGGTCCCATCTGGTATTCAAAACTGGCCATATTTGAAAGATTGTTGTTAAAAGAACAAGCTATCTGAGTCCTATAAATTAGGCCTGCTTATCCAATGGCGACTCCTTCATTCCAAAACATTAAAATAACTTTGTACTTTGCCTTCAACATTAAAGTTTTAGCATTAGCATACATTaaaagaaataataataaatacaAATCATTAACTTGTCCAATTAAGTTGAAGTCAGCTAGTATAGCTGTACTATTTTTACATAACAAAGGTGTGCACTCCAAGAGCCTCTCTAGACTTTAATCTCTATCTCTATTTGGATAGCCATTCCATGAATACTCTTCATATATCTCTCATGCCTCCAATGGACTCTCAAGTTTCATTCTCTATATACTCTTATAGTTTATTATAGTTTCCTTGTGTGATAAAAATTCAAGAGAGAACCGCTTTGCCGAGATGTAAGGGGCCATTTTGGGATTCCATTTCTTAATACCATGACCAAAATGAACTCCCGCTTCTATCATCTCTAGGTTCAGGGATAATCAGGCTCGAACTGATGACTTCCACCACGTCAAGGTGACACTATcatataatataaaatatagTGTTCTAGCTTCACCATTAATGGAGAGCAGGAGTGGTCGTTTTGGAAAGTAGAAAAGATATTTCCTTGTGTGATAAAATTCAAGAGAGAACTATCATATATAAAACATAGTGTTCTAGCTTCACCATTAATGGAGAGGAGTGGTGGTTTTGGAAAGTAGAAAAAATGGAGTGGTTTAGAGAGTATTGGAACCTGATTTTCTGGTTTGTCTTCTAAATTTGTGATAAAGAACCATACAGAGagcctcttggagatgctctaaagcaTGGAATCAGTAATTATCTATAGGCCTGCATAATCTCACTTAAATTTTAGGACTAATAATTACTCCCTTTGGTCCAGTTTATAGGACGTCTTCTGACATGACACGGTCTCCTAAATTATACTTTGACCATAAGTacatttattttataatatattgtTTATGATTACAAACTTATGATTATTGGATAGTGCATTTGATTAaaaatctaataatattaatgGTATCAAGTTTTTAATTACAATAGTTAAAAGTTGTTAGCCAAATTATTAGTGAAAGATTATAAAGTTTGACTCTTAACTTACGTGAAATGCCTTATAAActggacagagggagtaataCTTAATTTTGATAGCTACAGTAATTTATCAATGAACTCGATGCCCATCAAACCATGGGCACTTTGAAACTAAGAGCATCACTCAACAATATCATCCAGAAACTTTTCAAACAGCTCGTTGtgattttttatctttttttttctgcaaACAATTAACTGTAAACTATTATAGCAAACATCCACCCAACTCAACAATATTTACCGAAGATGGTTGCTTACAAATCAAAACAAAAGGAGAGATAACATCTGTCTTATGATTTTGGGATGTAGCAGTTCAACAGGAAATGTTTATACTAAATGAAGGCGCAAAAACTAAGCAGGTTCTTTTGTTTGTCCTAGTGTTTTCGTGTAGTTTAAGGAAGTGCACAAAAgtagtttttattttctcaaGTACACAGGAGAGCAGTGCTCAAAAGTAGCAGCATAAGGCTTCAAAGTTCAATTTAGCATCAAACTTTACACATGTAATGTGCATCTTTCTCTAGAATCTAGACAATTCATTTGTTCACTTAACTACACAAGAGACTACTACTTCTATACTAAACCACATACCTCTGACTGTCAGGGAACTCATTCCTCTGTAGCTGGGATAGATTCCTCTGTAGCTGGGATAGATTCTTCTGTAGCTGGGATAGATTCCTCTGTAGCTGGGATAGATTCCTCTGTAGCTAGGGTCGATTCCTCTGTAACTGGGGTAGCAAATCTTGCTCTTCTGTTTTCCTTGAGAAGCTCAATCTCCTTATAGAGTCCTTCCATTCTGCTCCACAGTGAGTTGACAGAAAGTCCCCACTCATCAAGCTTTGAGAACCATTCGTATTGGAATCTTTCAATCATACCATTTACCATGGCAATTTTTTGCTGCTCCTCCTCACACcgcctcttctccaactccctCACACCAAGAACAAGACCACCGCCACCAGCAACATCACCATAAAGAGGAACATTGCAAGGGAACTTCTTCCTGTACTCATCAAAAGAAGCCCGGGTCTGTTTTAAAGCTTTTTTGTAGGTAGTGACCAACTGAGCCATAACATTCAGATCATGCTCGAAGCGTCTAAGCTCTGCTTGATATTTATTCTGTTGCTCAAACCGAGCTGAGTTTAGGGATTGGATAATGGCTTCCTTCTGCTGCAGCATGTGAGACCACTGTTCTTTCTCAAATTGCAAATTCTGAAGTTTTTGCTCATTCTGCTCATAGAGCCTGCTTGCCTCAACCATTAAGTTCTGTATAGGTACCGAAAAACTTGTATTGAAAAAGCCTGATCCAGGTGATATGTTGCTACTGTTACTATGGCGCATCCTCTTCTGCTGATTAGACTGAGGAAACTCCTCTTGCACCTGCGTATTGCCATTGTAACCATCAATATCGTCAATATTCCTCTTGCCATTATTCCCAAATAAATATGAGCTCCCTGGTCCCAGGTCCACTCCACTCTTATGTGCATCAGCCCCCATAGCCAAGAAATCCCCAGAAGGCAGATCATGCACATTCTCTGCTACATTGTATGATGAGGGAATTGAGCTCATGGCTTGGAGGAGGTTTGATGATGTCATCCTTTCCAAAGATGACCTCGCAGGGAAATCGTCAAACCTTAACTCATCCCTCATCTCAGCCTCCCCTTTATTCAGATTCTCAAACTGCATGCCCCCAAATGTGTTACAGCGTTGTAAGGAATGTGACATTCCCTCGTCCCCCTGGCCATCCCCAATTCTCCAATTCATGTCCTCTTCGTCATTGACGTCAAATGCATCATCCTCTGACTCCTCTGCCTCTTCATTGCCACTGTCACTTTCATCCTCATCCAAATTCTCAACATTAGTTTCCTCATCCACATCCATAGCACCATAACCATCGGTAGAGTTAAACCCCAAGCTCAATCCCATTGCATCCTTCTCTTCATCCCCCTCAGCCTCCTCATCCTCCAACTCCTCTGCAACAGCCACTACCTCCTGTGTTACAACTACTGCCTCCAAGGGTTCTTCACCATCCACATCACGTGGCACATCATCACCCCCCGCTGGTGCTTCCTCTGCCGCTTCCTCATTATTGTCAACCCCTGCCTCATGTACAGCAGGCACGGCTTCAACTGCCACAAATCCCAAACATAACCCATCCGTATTTGTGCCGTTGACGTGCTCATCCACAGTGTTCGTGTCATCGAAGCTTGGACCCTTAACATCCTCTTCCACCGGCTCTGATTCATCATTCAAGCTCTTGCTCCTTGCGTCTCCATTGACATGCTCCAATTCGACTATATTGTTGTTTATGGCATCCACAGCCTCAGATTCATTCAAGCTCTTGCTCCTTGCATCTTCATTCACCGCATCCATTTCATCTATATTGTTGTCCGTGCCATCCGGATCCACATCCACAGCCTCAGATTCATCCAAGCTCTTGGTCCTTGCATCTTGATTGACCATCTCCGTTTCGT is a window encoding:
- the LOC8078306 gene encoding uncharacterized protein LOC8078306, producing the protein MPDSADPLPTQPSPDPDMPPRKPLAGGGGKKLKKPLTDKQRAAAEQRLSHLRAHLNLRPFESPAAGARALPPPQEAALDALGLLNFFRLDLRSEAPRPDLIAPLVAYYDPACKRSFVRGVRVAVSRHDLTRALCLPPKPASAAPAPADVDPAAVVPAVMQLLQDYVLLPFQGDDMCILPQEVAAAEQAVREGVAHRVDWGGLIWGLVEKEMLELPKREDCLCYYGPHLQRLIYAQKPHLLELVEEGSVPEASADVEMEEEDGDVDVKSKSLVELEPGDGDANNDVRSKSFEESELGNAGARNDGLDELELGDAVTRNKVMEESGLGDVDARNNIIEELEVVEEFSTIKSSNECEAVAVDLDAMDNNIDEMEAVSEDARSKSLNESEAVDVDPDAMDNNIDETEMVNQDARTKSLDESEAVDVDPDGTDNNIDEMDAVNEDARSKSLNESEAVDAINNNIVELEHVNGDARSKSLNDESEPVEEDVKGPSFDDTNTVDEHVNGTNTDGLCLGFVAVEAVPAVHEAGVDNNEEAAEEAPAGGDDVPRDVDGEEPLEAVVVTQEVVAVAEELEDEEAEGDEEKDAMGLSLGFNSTDGYGAMDVDEETNVENLDEDESDSGNEEAEESEDDAFDVNDEEDMNWRIGDGQGDEGMSHSLQRCNTFGGMQFENLNKGEAEMRDELRFDDFPARSSLERMTSSNLLQAMSSIPSSYNVAENVHDLPSGDFLAMGADAHKSGVDLGPGSSYLFGNNGKRNIDDIDGYNGNTQVQEEFPQSNQQKRMRHSNSSNISPGSGFFNTSFSVPIQNLMVEASRLYEQNEQKLQNLQFEKEQWSHMLQQKEAIIQSLNSARFEQQNKYQAELRRFEHDLNVMAQLVTTYKKALKQTRASFDEYRKKFPCNVPLYGDVAGGGGLVLGVRELEKRRCEEEQQKIAMVNGMIERFQYEWFSKLDEWGLSVNSLWSRMEGLYKEIELLKENRRARFATPVTEESTLATEESIPATEESIPATEESIPATEESIPATEE